The Deltaproteobacteria bacterium genomic sequence CGAGGTCGAGGCGCTCAAGAAGAAGCTCGCGGCGACGCCGCTCTACGGCAAGAACCTGGTCTCCGACGACTTCACGGGCGCGGCGATCAACGTCTTCTTCAAGAACCTGACCGACGCGCAGTACCTCGACCTCGGCATCGACCGGAAGATCGGGGCGATCCTCGCCGCCGAGCGCGGTCCGGAGGAGTTCTTCTACACGGGCGCGGCGCACGTGAAGCAGGCCGCGGTCGAGCTCATGCGCCGCGACCTGGTGCGTTTCACGCCCGTCGCTCTCGTGCTCGTGCTGATCGTCCTCTGGTTCTCGTTCCGGACGGTTCGGGGGGTGATCCTGCCGGTGCTCACCGTGGGGGGGGCACTGGTGTGGACGCTCGGCATCATCGTGCTCGCCGGAAAGGCGATCACGCTCGGCACGTTCGTGCTGCCCCCGCTGCTGCTCGTGGTCGGCAGCTCGTACGCGATCCACGTGATGGCGCGCTACTACGAGCAGGTGGCGGCCGGCGCGCCGCCGGACCAGATCGTCGTGCGCGCCTTCACGCGCGTCTGGCTGCCGCTCACGATCTCGGCGGTCACCACCGTGATCGGCTTCGGCTCGCTCATGGTGAACCGCATCACCGCCATCTGGGATCTCGGGCTCTTCGCGGTGGTGGGGGTCGTCTGCTTGACCCTCACCTGCCTGACCTTCCTGCCCGCCGCGCTCCAGCTCCTGCCCTCTCGCCTGCGCTTCGCGCGCTCGGGCAAGATCTCGCCGACCCTCTCCGAGAACCTCCGCCGCGTGGGCGAGCGCGCCTTCGCGAAGCGGCGCCACATCCTGTGGGGGGCGGCGGCGCTCGCGGTGGCGGCGCTCGCCGGCGCGTGGCGCATCCGGGTGGACTCCGACTTCCTCTACTACTTCGAGCCGACATCGGAGGTGCGGCGCGCGAACGAGACCATCAACCAGCGGATCGTCGGCAGCAACCCCTTCTACATCGTGATCGACGGGCGGCAACCCGGCGCGCTCCGGCGCTGGGAGGAGCTGAAGCTCATCAAGGACCTGCAGGGCTTCCTCGCCAGGCAGCCGGGCATCACCTCGTCGATCTCGATCGTCGACTACCTCGAGGTGCTCGAGGCCGGCGTCAACAAGCAGGCGGAGGGCGGCGACCTGGTGATCGACGAACAGGGCAACCTCGTGCCCGCCGAGGCGTCGAAGCCCTTCTGGCAGGAACCGAAGAACCTGGGGCCCCTGCTCGACACCATGATGAAGAGCCCCGAGACCTTCAAGAGCGTGGTCACGAAGGACTTCAGCCAGGCCAGCATCCTCGTGCGCACCAACCTCTCGGGGTCGCGTAGCATCGAGCACACGCTCGACACCATCCGGCAGTACGCGGCCGAGCACTTCCCCGCCGAGCTTCCCGTTACGCTGACCGGCACGCTCGTGCTGCTCACGGGCACGACCTCGGACATCGTCGCCGGGCAGATCAAGAGCCTGACGCTCGCCCTCGCCATCATCTTCCTGGTGATGACGGCGATGTTCCTGTCGGCCAAGATCGGCTTCTTCGCCATCCTGCCGAACGTGCTCCCCATCATGCTCTTCTTCGGCGTGATGGGCTGGCTCGGCATCCTGCTCAACCTCGGCACGAGCCTGATCGCCGCCATCGCGCTCGGCATCGCGGTCGACTCGACCATCCACTACATGGCGCGCCTGAACCTCGAGCTGCGCGGCGAGACGGACCAGACGGCGGCGCTGGTGCGCACGCTGCGCACCGTGGGTGTGCCCATCGTCTACACCACCATCGCCCTCTTCTTCGGGTTTCTCACCTTCGCGCTCTCGAGCTTCGTGCCCATCCAGAACTTCGGCATCCTGGCCGGGGTCGCCATGGCGACGTCGCTGGGCGCGAACCTGGTCCTCCTGCCCGCGCTGCTCGCCACGACCAAGATCATCACGCTCTGGGACCTCCTGGGCGTGAAGCTGGGCGACGATCCCGCGCAGACCATCCCGCTCTTCGCGGGGCTCCGCCCCTCGCAGGCGCGCATCGTCGTGCTCATGGGCGAGCTCCGGCATTTCCAGCCGGGCGAGGCGATCGTGCGCCGCGGGGAGCGCGGCGACGAGATGTACGTCATCATCGAGGGCACGACCGAGGTCCTCGCCGGGGACGGCAGCGGGCGCCAGCGCATCAATCAGCTGCGACGCGGCGACGTGTTCGGCGAGATGGGGCTCGTGCGCCGCGCCGAGCGGACCGCGGACGTGGTGGCGGCGGGCGCCGTCGACGTGCTGGCGCTCGACGAGCGCTTCCTGCGGCGCATCCAGAACCGCTACCCGCGCATCGCCTCGAAGGTGTTCCTGAACCTGACGCGCATCCTGAGCGACCACCTGCAGCGCACGACCGAGCGGTACGTTGCCGCACGCTCGGCGTGAGCGGGCGGTCGTCACCCTCGCGCTGCTCGCGGCGTGCGGGCGCGGGCTGCACGAGCCGGCCCCCGAGGAGCGCGCGGCGCTCGCCGCCGCGGCGGCCGTGGCGCCCGAGCCGAGCGCCGGCTGCCGCCCCGGCACCTTCCCGCGGCTGCGCGGCGAGCGGCGTACCCTCGGCGTCGGCGGCGAGGAGCGCGGCTACCTGATCGATGCGCCGGCGGCGCCCGGCGACCGCCCGCTCCCGGTCGTCCTCTCCTTCCACGGCTTCCGCTCGAGCGCCTGGCGGCATCGCTGGTGGACCGGCCTCGGGCGGCTCGCGCTGCGCGAGGGCTTCGTCGCCATCCATCCCGAGGGCCACGAGGGTGTGCGCCTCCTCGATACGACGGGGCGCGGCTGGGACATCCGGCCGGGCGAGACGCGCGACGCGGACTTCGTGCGCACGCTCCTCGACGGCCTCGAGCGGGAGCGCTGCATCGATCGCCGCCGCGTGTTCGCGACCGGCATGTCGAACGGCGCCTTCTTCGCGAGCCTGCTCGGCTGCGTCGCCGCCGACCGCGTTGCGGCGGTGGCACCGGTCGCAGGGGGACTCGACCTGCGCACCTGCGCGCCCGTCCGGCCCGTGCCCGTCCTCTTCGTCTATGGCCGCTCCGACCGCGTCGTGCGCGCCGAGCTGGTGCACGGCGCGCGCGACTGGTGGGCGCGGGCCGACGGCTGCGGCGCACCCGTCGAGCGCGACGGCTGCACGCGCTACACCCGGTGCATCGCGGACGTCGTCTACTGCGAGGGCCCGCAGGGGCACCGCTGGCCGCGCTCCGCGACGGCGCGCGTGTGGCGCTTCTTCCAGGCCCAGCCGCGGCGCTGAGGTGTGGATCGAGGCTTGACCGCGACGGCGCCGCGGCGCAAGACCGCCGCATGGTGAAGCTGGTGTTCCTCTGCCGCCGGCGGCCCGACCTGACGCACGAGCGCTACGTCGAGCTGCTCCTCGGCGGTCACGTGCCGCTCGCGCTCCGGCACCATCCGGCCCTCCGGCGCTACGTGGTCAACATCGTCGAGGACACGCGCGGGCCGGCCCCGCCGCTCGACTCGATCGGCGAGCTCTGGTTCGACACGCTCGCCGACTACCGCGAGCGCCTCTACGACTCGCCCGACGGCGCCCGCATCATCGCCCGCGACGTGGCGGGCTTCCTCGGCAGCAGCGTCGCGTACGTCACGACCGAGCACGTCCAGCGCGCGCCCGCCGCGCCGCCCGAGCTCGGCCGGCGCGCGCCCGGCGGGAAGCTCTTCGCGTGCCTCGAGCGCGTCCCGGGGACGACGCGCGCCGCGTTCCGCGCGCACTGGCTCGAGCGCCACGTCCCGCTGGCGCTCCGCCACCACGCCACCACGCGTTACGTGACGAGCGTCGTCGACGAGCGGCTCGGCGGCGACGGTCCCGACTACGACGGCTTCGCCGAGCTCGCCTTCGCGTCCGCCGAGGACCTGCGCGGCCGCGTCTACCTCTCGCCCGAGGGCCAGGCGGAGATCGAGGCCGACATCCCGCGCTTCATCGGCCGCGTCCACGCCTACCTGGTGGCGGAGTACGTCGAGCGCTGGTGAGCTGGGCGAGCGTCCGTGTAGACCCGTTCAGACCCGGTCCGCGGCTTCGGCGGCGCCCGCGCCGAGCCGCGCCGCGCGCGCAAGGTAGTGCCCGAGACGCATCTCGCGCGCGATCGTGACCGCGCGCGCGAACTGCCGGGCGCCGGTTTGCGCATCGCCGCGCGCGGCGGCCGCCCGCGCCGCCCCGAGCGCGGCCGCGGCCAGGGTCGAGCGCGCGCCGATCGCCTCCGCGAGCGCGAGGGCGCGGGCGAACGGGCGCTCGGCCTCCGCGGAGCGGCCGAGGCCCAGCATCACCTCGCCGACCGCGGTCTCGAGGTAGGCTTCGCGCAGGCGGCCGCTCGAGTTCGGGTACGCACGCAGCGCCTCGACGAAGCGCTCGGCCCGCTCGGCGTCGCCCTGCGCGAGGAACGCGTCGGCGACGAAGCGGAAGTTCGCCTGCACCGTGCGCCCGCTCGCGAGACCCTGCTCGATGAGCTCGAGGTAGCGCTCGGTGTCGGCCGGCAGACCGAGTGCGGCGCGCGCCGCGAGCGCGACCGCCGCTGGGGCCGTGAAGCCCGAGACGTTGCCGATCGCCTCGTTCCCCTCCAGGCTCTCGTCCGCCCAGCGCAGCGCCTCGGCGTACTCGCCGCGCAGGAAGAGTATCTGGGCCAGCGTGCCGGCGGAGCCCGCCTGCACGGTGCGGTTCGGCGCGCTGAGCGCCATGGCATGGGTCTCGACCAGGCTCGCGAAGGCCTCGTCGAGGTCGTCGCACAGGTAGAGGACGTTGTCGCGGATCCAGCGCGCGCTCACGTAGAGGTCGGAGAGCCGGGCGCGGTGCTCGGTCGGCTCGAGCTCGTCCATCACCCAGCGCATCGCGCGGCGCGCCAGCTCGAAGCGCCCGTCGATCGCGTAGTTGATGGCGAGGCCGCGCGAGATGCGCATCACGGTGAGCTTCGCACCGGCGCGCTCGGCCACCGCCACGCCCTGCTCGGCCAGCGCGAGCCCGCGCTCGAAGTCCTCCCCGAGCATGGTGATGACGCCGAGGAAGTACAGGATGTGCGGCAGCATGTCGGCGTCGCCGAGGGCCTCGGCCAGCTCACGGGCACGGCGGGCGGCGCGCTCCGCCTCCTCGAGGGGCGGCCAGCCGAAGACGACGCTCAGGCGGGAGAGCCCGCTGGTCGCCGCGAGCGCCGCCCGGCGCGAGGCCGGGTCGTCCGGGTCGACCTCGGCCAGCTCCCAGAGCCGGCGGTAGAAGGCGACCGCCGTGCGGTAGGAGGGCAGGTTCTCCGCGTCCGAGGCTGCGCGGAGGAGCGCCTCCATCGCCTTCGCGCGGTCGTCGCTGCGCGCGTAGTGG encodes the following:
- a CDS encoding EthD family reductase; translation: MVKLVFLCRRRPDLTHERYVELLLGGHVPLALRHHPALRRYVVNIVEDTRGPAPPLDSIGELWFDTLADYRERLYDSPDGARIIARDVAGFLGSSVAYVTTEHVQRAPAAPPELGRRAPGGKLFACLERVPGTTRAAFRAHWLERHVPLALRHHATTRYVTSVVDERLGGDGPDYDGFAELAFASAEDLRGRVYLSPEGQAEIEADIPRFIGRVHAYLVAEYVERW
- a CDS encoding cyclic nucleotide-binding domain-containing protein — protein: MDAFARWLARHPLAVVVVNLAVTAALGAFALHLRIENSLESMLPAHDPKVEYYAQTRAIFGSDAVGVVGMRAQNIFAPATIEKIARVTDLIAKVEGVERVLSIANAVDPAADVLHPPRLLPRIPPEPAEVEALKKKLAATPLYGKNLVSDDFTGAAINVFFKNLTDAQYLDLGIDRKIGAILAAERGPEEFFYTGAAHVKQAAVELMRRDLVRFTPVALVLVLIVLWFSFRTVRGVILPVLTVGGALVWTLGIIVLAGKAITLGTFVLPPLLLVVGSSYAIHVMARYYEQVAAGAPPDQIVVRAFTRVWLPLTISAVTTVIGFGSLMVNRITAIWDLGLFAVVGVVCLTLTCLTFLPAALQLLPSRLRFARSGKISPTLSENLRRVGERAFAKRRHILWGAAALAVAALAGAWRIRVDSDFLYYFEPTSEVRRANETINQRIVGSNPFYIVIDGRQPGALRRWEELKLIKDLQGFLARQPGITSSISIVDYLEVLEAGVNKQAEGGDLVIDEQGNLVPAEASKPFWQEPKNLGPLLDTMMKSPETFKSVVTKDFSQASILVRTNLSGSRSIEHTLDTIRQYAAEHFPAELPVTLTGTLVLLTGTTSDIVAGQIKSLTLALAIIFLVMTAMFLSAKIGFFAILPNVLPIMLFFGVMGWLGILLNLGTSLIAAIALGIAVDSTIHYMARLNLELRGETDQTAALVRTLRTVGVPIVYTTIALFFGFLTFALSSFVPIQNFGILAGVAMATSLGANLVLLPALLATTKIITLWDLLGVKLGDDPAQTIPLFAGLRPSQARIVVLMGELRHFQPGEAIVRRGERGDEMYVIIEGTTEVLAGDGSGRQRINQLRRGDVFGEMGLVRRAERTADVVAAGAVDVLALDERFLRRIQNRYPRIASKVFLNLTRILSDHLQRTTERYVAARSA